TGCACTCCCACAGACATGGGCAGAACAATCCAGACAGAGAAGGGGGTATCTGAGCTGGGCTCTGACGGATGAAGAGGAGCTCACTCGGCATCCCGGGGGCAAagggcagagggggcagcctAGTTACTCGGCACAGGCTCCGTATAAAACGGAATGATGCAGAACACAGGCCCCGGCGAGAGCCTttgcttctctgaacctcagtgtcctcacctgcaAGATGGGGAGAGTCATCCCCAGCTGGCAAGTTAGCAAGGATTCTGCATGTCAAGGGCCTGGCAGCTCCTGGCATGTGGTTTAGTCATTAATAATGTTGTCCTTGTTGGCGTCAAAGCCAGAAAAGGAGGCGGTCAGAAGGTACCAAGCTGTGGGGTCCCTAGCCTGGACAGTGTGCTTAGCAGAAATATtgtaaaactagtagcccgttgcaggaagattcctgcaatagggcttcctgctgcgctctccccagccccacctgctttcctcccttctccccgccccacctgcttgcttctctgcagctttgctcccttctgcagcacttggcttcttgctacgctgtcttgatatgcaaattaactgccatcttggttgggttaatttgcatactcaccctgattggatggtgggcgtggcttgggcatagcaaaggtgcggtcaatttgcatattactcttttattaggtaggacagtggcgggaggggtgaaggggggagggaaggagagagggaagggcagagagagagaatagggGACGTATGAGGTACATTACAGTATCCGGTTACCCAACAATAAACTAAGAGCATTTAAACCTGGTTGGCATTTCATACACTTGACCAGTTATCCATGCATTAGCATCCTCTCGCTTGCTTGCTTCCTGagtgggagggaaagtggaaaacccagcagccctgggccctgTTCTTATGTCGTAACCATGATGGGGCTGAGCTGTAGCTGCCCCTTTCATCGGGGCAGAGGCCCTCCAGTTTGCCGCAGTCCCCACCACTCTCTCTCGTCTTCCCGACTCAAAGTGGAGCGTGGACACTGTCCTTGAAGCCCTCGAGGCCCGAGCCTGAGACCCCCCTGGAGAGAGGGTTTGCAGGGAGGTCTCTGGAGGGGCCTCCTGCTGCCCGTGTCTCCCCACAGACGGCGCCCGACGGCTGGAAGAACTCGGTGCGACACAACCTGTCCCTGAACAAGTGCTTCGAGAAGGTGGAGAACAAGATGAGCGGGTCCTCGCGCAAGGGCTGCCTGTGGGCCCTCAACCTGGCCCGCATCGAcaagatggaggaggagatgcACAAGTGGAAGAGGAAGGACCTGGCTGCCATCCACCGGAGCATGGCCAACCCGGGTGAGGCCCAGACCCCGCGCCGacaccccccatacacacacacacaccacacacctcaccgcccagccccgccccagccctccttccctcctgtgacatcacaccctcccttccccactctccCTGGTGGCCGCccggctgaggggcctgggcagaCACGTGACTAGCTGTTGAAGCTCACCAAGCAATCCCTAGTCCTCACCCAGAAATGCTGAACTAAACAACCACAGGAGGACACTGCGTTCTCACCTTTCCTAACACAGGTCTAAAAAACAGCAACACCAGAGTGGGCTGGGGTGTGGAGAAACAGCGCCTGCATGTGCAATTCGTAGGAACATAAGTTGTTCGACTTTTCCAGGGCAAAGTAATAGATCCAAACCCCATACACTGTGTCCATTTATTGGTCTGGTTATTCTACCTCTGCCAATGAATGCTGCAGAAATCAAGGATTTGTATGTATGCGCATCTATAAACACTTACACATGCATATATCCACACTCATTTCTCTAGATAGTTGaatgtatgtgcacacacacatctctATACATGgatatgtatctatctatataaaagcctaagcgactgtctgaccggtagctatgacgtacactgaccaccagggggcagacgctcaacacaggagctgctcagctgaggtgacttggcagctgcggttctcgggtgatgcaccggaaaccagagaggagggagcccgattctggggtgtgtcacccgagaaccaccctctcacaatctgggacccctcaggggatgtcagagagccggtttcggcctgatccccgcaggccaggccgagggaccccaccggtacacggATTGGGCCTTTAGTCtaaatataaagagagagagagagagagagagaaactggaagAAATATGCCAAAACCTTTACCATGAATAGAGAGCACACGGATAATTTCTAGATGCTTCGCCTTTCTGTATCTCCCcgctgggatcgaacctgcagtctaggtgtgtgccctgaccgggaatggaccctgcaaccttttggtgcacaggacatgCTCCGACGAACCGTGCCACCCGGCCAGGCCACAGTAACTCCTCTCACTGTCCTAGGAGCAGGGGGTGGCTAGGACCCCTACGTGCTCATTCCGTCCAGCCTCACGGGCCTTGTGACCCCTGCCTCACCCCCTCTTGCAGGGCCGTGATGAGGGTCAAGTGAAGTCCAGGAGCGTCAGGGCTACCCACTGTTCCCCCTGAGGGGAGCCACTGTCATTATCAAGGCACCTCGTTCCTGCACAGCGTGGGGTTCACCCCATTCCCACAATGACCCTGTGCAGTGCACGATGCCATCTCCTAGGTGCAGGGCCTGAGGTTCACAGAGTCCCAAAGGCTGGCTCAGGTCACCCGGGTCCTAGCGGGGAtctgagccaggcctgggctgctAAGTGACCCCCGCCCCCTTGCCTGCAGAGGAGCTGGACAAGCTGATCTCGGACCGGCCAGAAAGCTGCCGCCGCCCTGGCAAACCGGGGGAGCCCGAGGCACCCGTGCTGACCCGCGCCACCACGGTGGCCATGGCCCACGGCTGCCTGGCCGTCTCCCAGCTGCCGCCCCAGCCGCTGATGACCCTGTCCCTGCAGTCGGTCCCCCTGCACCAccaggtccagccccaggcacaTCTGGCCCCagactcccccgcccccgcccagaccccacccctgcacgccCTGCCggacctcagccccagccccctgccccacccggccGTGGGCAGGGCTCCCGTGGACTTCATCAACATCAGCACCGACATGAACCCCGAGGTGGATGCCCTGGACCCCAGCATCATGGACTTTGCTCTgcagggtgaggctggaggaaTGGGTgatgggaagagaggggagggagaagctggggtggggcaggaagacaGAGGAGAGCTCACCCCCAGCTCATTCCTTCAGCCAACACTTCCATCCACCTGGGAACAGCACATTCCATCAAGCATTTCATGGTGCTTACtgtgcagcaggcctggcccagcaTTTCACAGGCAGCCCCCCACCTCATCCCACAGCAAGCATCCTGTGAGGCCACAGCCCCTCACCTCTTCCCACAACAAGCATCCCGTGAGGCCACTGCACAGCCCATTCCGCCAGTgcggacactgaggcacagagaaggccCACGGTCACCTGGCTcgtcagtggcagagccaggatttgaaccccaaACGTTCCATCAGTAACTGCTGCAACCTGCACGTGCCAACGCAGGCAGGTCACACTGACCCGCTGCCTGACACATGGCCATCCTCCATGCACgggaatgaataagtgaatgaatgaatgaatgaatgaacgaacgagcAAACGACCGAACAAGAAAAGGTCAGGTTTCAGTGAAGGCTCATGACTCATTCACTCGCTCACACTggtgtacctactatgtgccagccaatAGCCTCCGCCCTCTGCATGTCTAGCGAGGAAAATGGACAAGTGAGCagcttagtccagtggtcggcaaactgcggctcgcgagccacatgcggctctttggccccttgagtttttagcaaaggccagcttaggagtaccctaattaagttaataacaatgtacctccCTAtatggtttaagtttaaaaaatttggcgctcaaaggaaatttcaatcgttgtcctgttgatatttggctctgttgactaatgagtttgccgaccactggcttagtctGTCAGCAAGCTAGTGCATTAGTTATAGCTGGGAAACGGGGGTGTtggggcctccctccccgcccccaccccccggatTCTTGTGTTGTTAACCTGATGAAGAAAGGGAACGCTGTTCTGTCCTCTGGCTTTGACCAGGATGGTACCCCTGAACGAGGGCTAAGTGTTTCCACGCACCCCTGGTTTAGGGGGTGGGTTCTCAGATGGCCTCCATTTCATCTGGGGGAGCCCGAGGCTCGAAGGAAGTGACGTTCCCGGGGGTGCCCCGTGGGAAggtgagggctggggctgggactccgACTCCTCCGGGTGTTTCTCCGACCACACGGAACTTTAAATCCCACACGGGGTCCCGGGCCTCCCAGAGAGGGGATTGGAACTCGGGTCTCACCTGAGCCAGCTCACCGAATGCTTGTGTCTTTGGAAGGGAACCTCTGGGAGGAGATGAAGGACGAGGGCTTCAGCCTGGACACGCTGGGGGCCTTCGGAGACTCCCCCCTCGGCTGCGAGCTGGGGGCCTCGGGCCTGACCCCCGTCTCCGGCAGCGGCGATCAGTCCTTCCCGGACCTGCAGGTGACGGGCCTGTACACGGCGTACTCGGCCCCGGACAGTGTGGCCGCgtcggccgccgccgcctcctctcaGTACCTGGGCGCCCCCGGCAACAAGCCCATAGCCCTGCTGTGAGCTGATGGCCTCGCCCCCCCAAACCGGGGCCTAGCAGAGAGCCTCCCGGGCCagtgctcctccccctcccacagggggctGAACCTCTGGGGGGGCTGCTGGCACCccgaccccccccacacacacctccacaggAAGCCTGTGGGGCCTCCCAGGTCAGAAGGACAGGAGAGTGGACAAGCATCCTGACCTCCGCCCTCCCGGATGCTCCTGGGACGGAGACGCGAGGCCTCCAGCCGGCCTCCCGCGGGGCCCCGTCCACGACCTGCAGCCCATTGGGGACGCCTCGCTGCACCCCGGACACaccctggtgggaaggaaggccctttAATTTATTCTCCTCGGATGAACCATCTGCCGCAGCCTCTGGTGGACAGGCCCTGAGGCCCCGAGTGGCCGCCTGACTTCTCTTGGACTGGAAGAGGCTGAACTCGGAAATGGGTGCCCGCCCCCCTgggtgtcccccaccccaccccctgcctccaggCCCACTTCTCCTGTAGTCCCCTAGACGTCCATAGAGCAGATTCCCGGGCCACGCCAGGCACCGTGACCCCGTGTacagttatttatatttattggagCCCAATCACACCACCTCTTCGGATCCAGCCCGCAGCCCTGGAGTGAGACTCCGGGCCCCTGCCTGCATCCCGGCGATCCTAACACCCACCTTCTCCGCGAACCCCGTCTCCAACGGGCTCTTGATCCCCTTGCGGCCCGGGCTGCTCCTAGAAGGAACCAGCACTTTTGAGGTGTGGAACATCCCATTTTGACAACTTAGAGACCGGAGAGTCCCTAACTGTTCAGCCGTGATTCCCATCTCTCCCCGCGTGGACCAAGAGGGGAGGTGCCATGCTTTGGGGTCGTCAGGGCTTGCTAAGGGCGAATCGGATTGAACGAGAGGAGCGggcggcgcggggggggggggggggttgttacTGGAATTTAAGACGCCCCAATGGAAAGAAAGCAAACTGAACACTGGAAAGCTCGACCCACacagtggggggggcggggggggggggacgaagCTGCGATGCAGAGTCTCCATTGGCACTCGTCTGTTTCATTGCCCTGTGACCATTTTAACGTGGGTTTTTATTCTCTTGTTGCCAATTACTGACTTTCCCGGTGGCGGGTTCTGTAGACAGCTGGGTCGGAGGGGAGCCAGGTGAGTGGcttggagaaaggagggaggaatcGGGGATCTCCCAGCTAGTGGCTTGAGCCACTGTGCCCTCTTGACCAACTAGATGTTTCTGTGGGGGGGAGTTCCCAATCCTCGAGCCAGAATTTTCCAATGAACCAGCAGGTCAGCCAGCCCCCGGGGAGATTGGGGGTTCGGCCCTGTCTTGAAGAACCATCTCTAAGGCCTCCTCGTTCTGGAAGCTCCCGCCGAGCATCACTATCCCCAGACACAGCCCCCGGCTGCCCGGCTGCTTTGTGGGACACGCCCCCACACGGTAGGGTGTTTGAGCTGTTGTTAATGAAGACCCCGTGTGCGGGTGACGCGGGGACGATGTAAGCGTAGTATTGGATACCTTGTCTGTCAATAAAGGCTGAACGGCAGCTCTGTGGCTCCCAGGGAGGGATGGGCGGGGCGGACAGCAACATCACACCTCGCAGGGCAGACCCtgtttacagatggggaaactgaggcccagagaggtgacacCACAGCCACACGGAATCCAGGGCTTCTGATGCCAGGTTCCCATCACCCCGGAAACCGGGAGGAGATTGTCACCATCAATAAACCAGCACGGCTGCCATGCACTGTCCCTCAGTGCCAGGCCCCCGACGGGCGCGAGCTCAGGCGGGGAGGTGAGCCCCGTTCGCTGCTCGGAAAGGGGCGGGTGGGGAGGACTCTGGGCCAAGGGAAGAGGCAGCTCCGAGTCCATCGCCCAGACTCCAGGGCCGGAGCCCGGCGGTACACCGCAG
This region of Eptesicus fuscus isolate TK198812 chromosome 23, DD_ASM_mEF_20220401, whole genome shotgun sequence genomic DNA includes:
- the FOXN4 gene encoding forkhead box protein N4 gives rise to the protein MIESDISSIMSGIIRNSGPRHHPTPSPQEYRLLATTGDEDLPGDLQSLSWLTAVDVPRLQQMASGRVGLGGPSAPHPHPGSLAGVADLHVGATPGPLLHGPAGMAPPGVLGLGPVASHRAGMPQFPVGGQPPSSLQDPPQMYSLASQPQFPLPRGTQQCPPVGLYGSPYGARPPYPQPRMAVHSSQELHPKHYPKPIYSYSCLIAMALKNSKTGSLPVSEIYSFMKEHFPYFKTAPDGWKNSVRHNLSLNKCFEKVENKMSGSSRKGCLWALNLARIDKMEEEMHKWKRKDLAAIHRSMANPEELDKLISDRPESCRRPGKPGEPEAPVLTRATTVAMAHGCLAVSQLPPQPLMTLSLQSVPLHHQVQPQAHLAPDSPAPAQTPPLHALPDLSPSPLPHPAVGRAPVDFINISTDMNPEVDALDPSIMDFALQGNLWEEMKDEGFSLDTLGAFGDSPLGCELGASGLTPVSGSGDQSFPDLQVTGLYTAYSAPDSVAASAAAASSQYLGAPGNKPIALL